In Macadamia integrifolia cultivar HAES 741 chromosome 1, SCU_Mint_v3, whole genome shotgun sequence, a single window of DNA contains:
- the LOC122084291 gene encoding 17.8 kDa class I heat shock protein-like: MSLIPSFFGGRRTISDPFAMDIWDPFNDFPFSTSQSIPRNQFSNETATFVNARIDWKETPQAHIFKADLPGLKKEEVRVEVEEGKVLQISGKRSQEQEEKSDQWHKVERISGKFLRRFRLPENAKIDEVKDAMENGVLTVTVPKEEVKKPEVKAIEISG; the protein is encoded by the coding sequence ATGTCTCTTATTCCAAGCTTCTTTGGTGGCCGGAGAACCATCTCCGATCCATTCGCAATGGATATCTGGGATCCATTCAACGACTTCCCCTTCTCAACCTCCCAATCTATTCCTCGAAACCAATTCTCCAATGAAACAGCTACATTTGTCAATGCCCGTATCGATTGGAAGGAGACCCCACAAGCCCATATCTTCAAAGCTGATCTTCCTGGGCTTAAGAAGGAAGAAGTGAGAGTCGAGGTTGAAGAAGGCAAAGTCCTCCAGATTAGTGGAAAGAGGAGCCAAGAGCAGGAAGAGAAGAGTGACCAGTGGCACAAGGTTGAGCGTATCAGTGGCAAGTTCCTACGCAGGTTTAGGTTGCCTGAGAATGCCAAGATAGATGAGGTGAAGGATGCCATGGAGAATGGTGTGCTCACTGTCACGGTGCCCAAGGAAGAAGTGAAGAAACCAGAGGTCAAAGCCATTGAAATCTCTGGCTAG